In a genomic window of Halobiforma lacisalsi AJ5:
- a CDS encoding ABC transporter permease: MLFPRTEADRERRRIVVMCLPYFVLATFGAFAPLAMLARMSVSESQFRNEGFSLAAWKVLVTDPVYREIAWNTLWFAAAATIFSVAIGVAISHALEKYSLPFERLLVALISFPIALPGIVVGFMIVVLLGRTGLLTNAVAFFTGGDPIDLATAMSVGGLFLGYAFSLIPRSTMVLRGTFAEINEDAEEAARALGASSLVTFYHVTLPQVWPGIVAALILTFRTALAVFGTVLVLPALNVATLRINLEIHDLGFNLATASAIGLLYFAFIFAFTLVGVKLIDNENLKI; the protein is encoded by the coding sequence GTGCTGTTCCCACGGACTGAAGCCGACCGGGAGCGGCGACGCATCGTCGTTATGTGTCTGCCGTACTTCGTGTTGGCGACGTTCGGCGCGTTCGCTCCGCTCGCGATGCTCGCCAGGATGAGCGTCTCGGAGAGCCAGTTCCGAAACGAGGGATTCAGTCTGGCTGCCTGGAAGGTGCTCGTGACCGACCCGGTCTACCGGGAGATTGCCTGGAACACCCTCTGGTTCGCTGCCGCCGCGACGATTTTCAGTGTCGCTATCGGGGTGGCGATCTCACACGCACTCGAGAAGTATTCCCTGCCGTTCGAGCGCCTGCTCGTCGCACTGATCTCGTTCCCGATCGCGCTGCCGGGGATCGTCGTCGGATTCATGATCGTCGTCCTGCTCGGCCGAACGGGGCTGCTCACGAACGCCGTTGCCTTCTTTACCGGCGGTGACCCGATCGACCTCGCGACGGCGATGAGCGTCGGGGGACTCTTCCTGGGCTACGCATTCTCGCTGATTCCGCGGTCGACGATGGTGCTTCGAGGCACCTTCGCCGAAATCAACGAGGACGCCGAGGAAGCCGCTCGAGCGCTCGGTGCGAGTTCTCTCGTGACGTTTTACCACGTAACGCTGCCGCAGGTGTGGCCGGGAATCGTCGCTGCACTGATTCTGACGTTCCGGACGGCGCTTGCCGTTTTCGGGACGGTACTCGTCCTGCCGGCACTGAACGTCGCCACGCTACGGATCAATCTCGAGATTCACGACCTCGGGTTCAACCTGGCGACCGCGTCAGCGATAGGATTGCTCTACTTCGCGTTCATTTTCGCGTTCACGCTGGTCGGGGTCAAACTGATCGATAACGAGAACCTGAAAATATGA
- the dph5 gene encoding diphthine synthase has translation MLTFIGLGLYDERSITVEGREALRNADRVYAEFYTSELIGTTIEDLEAHHGVEIEVRDRAGVEQEPDDMLEAAASEDVAFLTAGDTMISTTHVDLRLRARDRGIETRVIHGITAQTAASSLTGLQNYRFGKATTLPFPYAHGADGLPGSVTDTLEANREDGLHTVVYLDIKVGHELTEDDEYMTADVGADLLAEEYPDMVGVVVARAGSPDPLVEAGTMTELADREFGDPLHLLVVPGDCHPLEADALVELAGADREDLEIV, from the coding sequence ATGCTCACGTTCATCGGCCTCGGCCTCTACGACGAGCGATCGATCACCGTCGAGGGCCGGGAGGCGCTGCGAAACGCAGACCGCGTCTACGCCGAGTTCTACACCAGCGAGCTGATCGGCACGACGATCGAGGACCTCGAGGCCCACCACGGCGTCGAAATCGAGGTCCGGGACCGCGCGGGCGTCGAGCAGGAGCCCGACGACATGCTCGAGGCGGCCGCGAGCGAGGACGTCGCCTTCCTCACGGCGGGCGATACGATGATCTCGACGACGCACGTCGATCTTCGCCTGCGGGCCCGCGACCGCGGGATCGAGACCCGCGTCATTCACGGGATCACCGCCCAGACGGCCGCCAGTTCGCTCACGGGGTTACAGAACTACCGGTTCGGCAAGGCGACGACGCTCCCCTTCCCGTACGCCCACGGGGCCGACGGCCTCCCCGGGAGCGTCACGGACACGCTCGAGGCGAACCGCGAGGACGGCCTCCATACGGTGGTCTACCTCGATATCAAGGTCGGCCACGAACTCACCGAGGACGACGAGTACATGACTGCCGACGTCGGCGCGGACCTGCTCGCCGAGGAGTACCCCGACATGGTCGGCGTCGTCGTCGCCCGCGCGGGCAGCCCCGATCCGCTCGTCGAGGCCGGCACGATGACCGAACTCGCCGATCGGGAGTTCGGCGACCCGCTGCATCTGCTCGTCGTTCCCGGCGACTGCCACCCGCTCGAGGCCGACGCGCTGGTCGAACTCGCCGGCGCGGACCGCGAGGACCTCGAGATCGTCTGA
- a CDS encoding Rieske (2Fe-2S) protein: MGARMRLTSVETVHEEGSWLFTARDRNGEDEEVILVPCEDGVAAWINRCTHEAQPFDIGRGAPIRNGELICPRHGSMFDTCSGDCDNGPAADTTLPSVDVEVEDGTVYLTDDDFDYLREGGGGTDEDGEDGNDGPDSTSHISF, from the coding sequence ATGGGCGCTCGGATGCGACTCACGTCGGTGGAGACGGTCCACGAGGAGGGGTCGTGGCTGTTCACGGCGCGCGATCGGAACGGCGAAGACGAGGAGGTCATTCTGGTCCCCTGCGAGGACGGCGTGGCGGCCTGGATTAACCGCTGTACCCACGAGGCACAGCCGTTCGACATCGGGCGGGGCGCGCCGATCCGGAACGGCGAACTCATCTGTCCCCGCCACGGCTCGATGTTCGATACCTGTTCGGGCGACTGCGACAACGGCCCTGCAGCGGACACGACGCTGCCCTCCGTCGACGTCGAGGTCGAGGACGGGACGGTCTACCTGACCGACGACGACTTCGATTACCTCCGCGAGGGCGGGGGCGGGACCGACGAGGACGGCGAAGACGGGAACGACGGGCCGGACTCGACCTCCCACATCTCGTTTTGA
- a CDS encoding class I SAM-dependent methyltransferase, with protein sequence MEVPCVRVPRKEGEETRHRLAEEDLIDDDYEIDVEDVSLYIPVTDPEAVDDDLEIVARPVEERDDQVMPADLLEFDPSYERLGKAVLLDEDDPDRAEVIADAVLESDLPVETVVNKASKVKGETRVRDWELLAGEDTEVVHREYGCEFVLDLAEVYFSPRLATERHRVVEQVVAGEHAFDMFAGVGPFVVPFAKRGAEVVGVDVNPDAIEYLEENARRNGVADRVTAINGDVREVAADGEYEYADWADRIVMNLPHSADEFLESAVRLAGDECVLHYYDIQHEDDPFGPGERAIREAAGPEYDVTVETRHTVRSYAPHELNVCLDVRLER encoded by the coding sequence ATGGAAGTCCCGTGCGTCCGCGTGCCCCGCAAGGAGGGCGAGGAGACGCGTCACCGGCTCGCCGAGGAGGACCTGATCGACGACGACTACGAGATCGATGTCGAGGACGTCTCGCTGTACATTCCGGTCACCGATCCGGAAGCGGTCGACGACGACCTCGAGATCGTTGCCCGTCCGGTCGAGGAACGTGACGATCAGGTCATGCCCGCCGACCTCCTCGAGTTCGATCCATCCTACGAGCGTCTGGGGAAAGCCGTCCTGCTGGACGAGGACGACCCCGACCGCGCCGAGGTGATCGCGGACGCCGTCCTCGAGTCCGACCTGCCGGTCGAGACGGTGGTGAACAAGGCCTCGAAGGTCAAAGGCGAGACCCGCGTCCGGGACTGGGAGCTGCTGGCCGGCGAGGACACCGAAGTCGTCCACCGCGAGTACGGTTGCGAGTTCGTCCTCGACCTCGCGGAGGTCTACTTCTCGCCGCGGCTGGCGACGGAACGGCACCGCGTCGTCGAGCAAGTCGTCGCGGGCGAGCACGCGTTCGACATGTTCGCCGGCGTCGGCCCCTTCGTCGTGCCGTTCGCGAAACGCGGCGCGGAGGTCGTCGGCGTCGACGTCAACCCCGACGCGATCGAGTACTTAGAGGAGAACGCGCGGCGCAACGGGGTCGCGGACCGCGTGACCGCGATCAACGGCGACGTCCGCGAGGTGGCCGCCGACGGGGAGTACGAGTACGCGGACTGGGCCGACCGGATCGTCATGAACCTCCCCCACAGCGCCGACGAGTTCCTTGAGTCGGCAGTCCGGCTCGCGGGCGACGAGTGCGTCCTCCACTACTACGACATCCAGCACGAGGACGACCCCTTCGGCCCGGGCGAGCGAGCGATCCGCGAGGCCGCCGGGCCGGAGTACGACGTGACCGTCGAAACCCGGCATACGGTCCGTTCGTACGCGCCACACGAACTGAACGTCTGTCTGGACGTGCGACTCGAGCGGTAG
- a CDS encoding helix-turn-helix transcriptional regulator: MGVASVLERLVKRLGLGDYLDAGGWTDDTRTDTAESSDETNTDLDPDPNSDDSTDDAEAPARTAAVLDPESAPTSRGEILEYGLSPAEYVRLVLEANDGWVPQRRFVETYGWSPSTIGRLLSDLEEEGVISRYERVRRKIVCLPAVELPSYERGQ; encoded by the coding sequence GTGGGAGTCGCGTCCGTCCTCGAGCGGCTAGTGAAACGGCTCGGTCTCGGGGACTATCTCGATGCTGGTGGGTGGACCGACGACACTCGGACCGACACGGCCGAATCCTCGGATGAGACCAATACGGACCTCGACCCTGACCCGAACTCCGACGATTCTACCGACGACGCCGAAGCCCCGGCCAGGACCGCTGCCGTGCTCGACCCCGAGAGCGCTCCCACCAGCCGCGGCGAAATCCTCGAGTACGGCCTCTCGCCGGCCGAGTACGTTCGCCTCGTCCTCGAGGCGAACGACGGCTGGGTACCTCAGCGGCGGTTCGTCGAGACCTACGGCTGGTCGCCGTCGACGATCGGTCGACTCCTCTCGGATCTGGAAGAGGAGGGCGTAATCTCTCGGTACGAACGTGTCCGACGAAAGATCGTCTGTCTCCCGGCGGTCGAACTGCCGTCGTACGAGCGGGGTCAGTGA
- a CDS encoding HAD family hydrolase, whose product MAVSFDLFGTLVSADTPDDPAATVADALADRGVDVPDDWSDAYREPHVDAPEGAEVPLHAHVARALASRGVHPSGNVPRRAVVSAFDPAVETRDGAREALEAAREHGPVALCSNCSVPELVGRTLVRSDFSRDDFDAVVSSVACGWRKPSPEIFEQTADELGVAPEELIHVGDDPRTDGGIEGVGGRAIVLEETPLAAVPDRLAELLEDDSSGGAG is encoded by the coding sequence GTGGCAGTTTCGTTCGATCTCTTCGGCACGCTCGTGTCCGCCGACACTCCCGACGATCCCGCCGCGACCGTCGCCGACGCCCTGGCGGACCGCGGCGTCGACGTCCCGGACGACTGGAGCGACGCCTACCGCGAACCCCACGTCGACGCGCCCGAGGGTGCCGAGGTGCCGCTGCACGCCCACGTCGCCCGCGCGCTCGCGAGCCGCGGTGTTCACCCTTCCGGCAACGTCCCGCGGCGGGCGGTCGTCTCGGCGTTCGACCCCGCCGTCGAAACCCGGGACGGCGCGCGGGAGGCTCTCGAGGCCGCCCGGGAGCACGGCCCCGTCGCCCTCTGTTCGAACTGCAGCGTGCCAGAACTCGTCGGCCGGACGCTCGTGAGGTCCGACTTCTCGCGCGACGACTTCGACGCCGTCGTCTCGAGCGTCGCCTGTGGCTGGCGCAAACCGTCTCCGGAGATCTTCGAGCAGACGGCGGACGAACTCGGCGTCGCCCCCGAGGAATTGATCCACGTCGGCGACGACCCGCGAACCGACGGCGGGATCGAGGGAGTCGGCGGCCGGGCGATCGTCCTGGAGGAGACGCCGCTCGCGGCGGTTCCCGACCGACTCGCGGAGCTGCTCGAGGATGACTCGAGCGGGGGGGCGGGGTGA
- a CDS encoding ABC transporter ATP-binding protein gives MADVTLESITKRYGEELAVDGIDLSVEDGEILGIIGPSGCGKTTTLRTVAGFETPTDGRILFDGENVTHVPPENRNVGLVFQSYALFDTKTVLENVTFGLKMQGVGRKRRRERAHELLDLVGIADHADKNPRHLSGGQQQRVGLARALAIEPRILLLDEPMTGLDAKLKERLQQEIGSLLEEVGVTALYVTHDQEEAMVMCDRLAVLNDGTVEQIGTPTEIYEQPANRFVADFVGTSNALSVSVEGGRIDFGFATVDCNGQSDVSEGTAIIRPEDFTLTADGSIEATVRDRFYLGEDVRVRAELPNGELVTVGLDRGIDGVGVGDSIRLDLEGERVHVL, from the coding sequence ATGGCAGACGTCACACTCGAGTCGATCACGAAACGCTACGGTGAGGAACTGGCAGTCGACGGCATCGACCTGAGCGTCGAAGATGGCGAAATCCTCGGGATCATCGGCCCCTCGGGCTGTGGAAAGACGACCACGCTCCGTACCGTCGCGGGCTTCGAAACGCCGACCGACGGCCGTATCCTGTTCGATGGAGAGAACGTCACGCACGTCCCGCCCGAGAATCGGAACGTCGGGCTGGTCTTCCAGTCTTACGCGCTGTTCGACACCAAGACTGTCCTCGAGAACGTCACCTTCGGGCTCAAGATGCAAGGCGTCGGACGGAAACGCAGGCGAGAACGTGCTCACGAATTGCTCGATCTCGTCGGTATCGCGGATCACGCGGACAAAAACCCACGGCACCTCTCGGGGGGACAGCAACAACGGGTCGGTCTTGCACGCGCTCTCGCCATCGAACCCCGCATTCTGCTGCTGGACGAACCGATGACGGGGCTCGACGCAAAACTCAAGGAACGGCTCCAGCAGGAGATCGGCTCGCTGCTCGAGGAAGTAGGCGTCACTGCCCTGTACGTGACCCACGACCAGGAAGAGGCGATGGTCATGTGCGATCGGCTCGCCGTGTTAAACGACGGAACGGTCGAACAGATCGGCACACCGACCGAGATCTACGAACAGCCGGCCAACCGGTTCGTCGCCGACTTCGTCGGTACCTCGAACGCGCTATCCGTGTCCGTTGAAGGAGGTCGCATCGATTTCGGGTTCGCGACGGTCGACTGTAACGGCCAGTCCGACGTAAGCGAGGGAACGGCGATAATCCGCCCGGAAGATTTCACCCTCACGGCCGACGGCTCGATCGAGGCGACCGTCCGTGATCGCTTCTACCTCGGCGAAGACGTCCGGGTCAGGGCGGAACTTCCGAACGGCGAACTCGTTACGGTCGGTCTCGACCGCGGCATCGACGGCGTCGGGGTCGGCGATTCGATCCGACTGGACCTCGAGGGCGAACGCGTTCACGTCCTCTAG
- a CDS encoding universal stress protein, with amino-acid sequence MVILAAVDESERAKDVAETAYDLAAAYDDTLVPFHAIPNEEYSAHKASLEGIPGMQDLSISQEEDSAKEFARKIVLESVDDVDLDRIQPEGRVGDVTESILSRADSLEPRYLVIGGRRLSPTGKALFGNTTQQVLLNADCPVVTLMDDE; translated from the coding sequence ATGGTAATACTTGCTGCTGTAGACGAAAGCGAACGCGCGAAAGACGTCGCCGAAACCGCCTACGACCTCGCTGCGGCCTACGACGACACGCTCGTCCCGTTCCACGCGATCCCGAACGAGGAATATAGCGCACACAAAGCGTCACTGGAGGGAATTCCCGGTATGCAGGATCTCTCTATCAGCCAGGAGGAAGACAGCGCCAAGGAGTTCGCGAGGAAGATCGTCCTCGAGAGCGTCGACGACGTCGACCTCGACAGGATCCAGCCGGAGGGACGCGTCGGGGACGTTACCGAAAGTATCCTCTCCCGGGCGGACTCGCTCGAGCCCCGGTATCTGGTCATCGGCGGTCGCCGACTCTCGCCGACGGGCAAAGCGCTGTTCGGAAACACGACACAGCAGGTGCTGTTGAACGCCGACTGCCCCGTGGTCACCCTCATGGACGACGAGTAA
- a CDS encoding ABC transporter permease, with amino-acid sequence MTRKTDTTDRRTDSTSSGEQFTARERNWIRRLDVSSHIGTRVVTLVLAATLAFLLVPIVLTVVASFATSWTGVLPRGFVTVDNWLTVLGLADGAGVRQGVIGGLVFSAGLATAGMAINVVVGVPIAYALVRYDFYAKDWINTLAILPIVPGIVLAVAFLRTYPEYGGSAFGLIVGYALLKSPYMVLTVQSSFQSMNLQRIEESARSLGASWPRTFSTVVVPNAKDGIVAGSIITWTLAAAEFNFTYMVHARGPQPFSLFLFENITRSPVLQGAAAVSVYFLIVSAVIVLLQVLGKAGFTTVER; translated from the coding sequence ATGACCCGGAAGACCGATACGACCGATCGCCGGACGGATTCGACCTCGAGCGGGGAACAGTTCACCGCAAGAGAACGGAACTGGATCCGCCGGCTCGACGTTAGCTCACATATCGGAACACGAGTCGTCACGCTGGTGCTCGCCGCGACACTCGCGTTCCTGCTGGTCCCGATCGTGCTGACGGTGGTCGCGTCGTTCGCGACGTCGTGGACCGGTGTCCTGCCGCGGGGGTTCGTTACCGTCGACAACTGGCTGACCGTCCTCGGACTCGCAGACGGGGCCGGCGTTCGGCAGGGAGTCATCGGCGGCCTGGTTTTCAGTGCTGGGCTCGCCACTGCTGGAATGGCAATCAACGTCGTTGTCGGCGTGCCGATCGCGTATGCCCTCGTTCGCTACGACTTCTACGCGAAGGACTGGATCAACACCCTTGCGATTCTGCCGATCGTTCCCGGGATCGTCCTCGCCGTCGCCTTCCTTCGGACGTATCCGGAGTACGGCGGTTCGGCGTTTGGACTCATCGTCGGCTACGCGCTATTGAAATCGCCGTACATGGTGCTGACCGTTCAGAGTTCGTTCCAGTCGATGAACCTCCAGCGGATCGAGGAAAGCGCCCGCTCGCTGGGTGCGTCCTGGCCGCGAACGTTCTCGACGGTGGTCGTCCCGAACGCGAAAGACGGCATCGTCGCCGGCTCGATTATCACCTGGACGCTCGCTGCGGCGGAGTTCAACTTCACCTACATGGTACACGCCCGGGGCCCACAGCCGTTCTCACTGTTCCTGTTCGAAAACATCACCCGATCGCCGGTGCTTCAGGGTGCCGCGGCAGTTTCGGTCTACTTCCTGATCGTCTCGGCAGTGATCGTCCTCCTCCAGGTGCTCGGCAAGGCCGGCTTTACGACGGTCGAACGATGA
- a CDS encoding DUF5789 family protein: MSGNDSGRERDRDRDRAQDSAEQRKSARAEQTESILEEVESHLGELEYPITSEEIAAEYGNEPIDMPNETESLGSVFDRLVGEQYDSPEEVREAVYGEITGEAGDRHEANPERDLGELDEEKQGSLGESGSSTY; this comes from the coding sequence ATGAGCGGTAACGATTCAGGTCGCGAGCGGGACCGGGACCGAGACCGAGCACAGGACAGTGCCGAGCAGCGGAAATCGGCCCGTGCCGAACAGACCGAATCGATCCTCGAGGAGGTCGAGTCCCACCTCGGCGAACTCGAGTATCCGATCACCAGCGAGGAGATCGCCGCCGAGTACGGCAACGAGCCGATCGACATGCCGAACGAGACGGAGTCGCTGGGCAGCGTCTTCGACCGGCTCGTCGGCGAACAGTACGACTCGCCCGAAGAGGTGCGAGAGGCAGTCTACGGCGAGATCACGGGCGAGGCCGGCGACCGCCACGAGGCGAACCCCGAACGCGATCTCGGAGAACTCGACGAGGAAAAGCAGGGGTCGCTGGGCGAGAGCGGCAGCAGTACGTACTGA
- a CDS encoding M24 family metallopeptidase, whose amino-acid sequence MSTQLPAEEFRTRLAAVRDRLVETDAAADAGVWFGATSIEYLTGFDHIQTERPVVLAVTDGRVEITVPRLEVERVEPNPRIDAVHHYRDYPGGEPIRTAVGMLEDLGAESVAADADGAPGTMGYQGPALSEFFEVETQNWVSRMRWEKSDAELDLIRESAKWANLGHRYLADHTEPGAHPATVSQRASMEASRAMLDTLGDQYVARTRGDGPVHAGYITGEQTRLPHGHTANRRLEEGDVLVTGASANVDGYYSELERTMFVGEPSDEQVHYFELMKEAQEIAIDELGPGVPIAAVDRAVEAYFEEQGVADLAQHHVGHNIGMGGHEPPYIDEGWGDHCESEHTEYDEEDALMQPGHVWTIEPGIYTETYGYRHSDTIAVTEDGIEWLTYYPRDLESNVVRLE is encoded by the coding sequence ATGTCTACACAGCTTCCGGCCGAGGAGTTCCGAACGCGCCTCGCCGCAGTCCGCGACCGACTCGTCGAGACCGATGCCGCCGCCGACGCGGGCGTCTGGTTCGGCGCGACGAGCATCGAGTATCTCACCGGCTTCGACCACATCCAGACCGAACGGCCCGTCGTCCTTGCGGTCACCGACGGGCGAGTCGAGATCACGGTCCCGCGGCTCGAGGTCGAGCGGGTCGAGCCGAACCCGCGGATCGACGCCGTCCACCACTACCGGGACTACCCCGGCGGCGAGCCGATCCGGACTGCAGTCGGGATGCTCGAGGACCTCGGCGCGGAAAGCGTCGCGGCCGACGCCGACGGCGCACCGGGGACGATGGGCTACCAGGGGCCGGCGCTGTCGGAGTTCTTCGAGGTCGAGACTCAGAACTGGGTGAGCCGGATGCGCTGGGAGAAGTCCGACGCCGAACTCGACCTGATCCGCGAGTCCGCCAAGTGGGCGAACCTCGGACACCGCTATCTCGCGGACCACACCGAACCCGGGGCTCACCCGGCGACGGTGAGCCAGCGTGCGTCGATGGAGGCCTCGCGGGCGATGCTCGACACCCTGGGAGACCAGTACGTCGCGCGCACCCGTGGCGACGGGCCGGTCCACGCGGGCTACATCACGGGCGAGCAAACCCGACTCCCGCACGGCCACACCGCGAACCGGCGACTCGAGGAGGGCGACGTCCTCGTGACGGGCGCGAGCGCGAACGTCGACGGCTACTACTCCGAACTCGAGCGCACGATGTTCGTCGGCGAGCCGAGCGACGAGCAGGTCCACTACTTCGAACTCATGAAGGAAGCCCAGGAGATCGCGATCGACGAACTCGGGCCGGGCGTGCCGATCGCGGCCGTCGACCGGGCAGTCGAGGCGTACTTCGAGGAACAGGGCGTCGCCGACCTCGCCCAGCACCACGTCGGACACAACATCGGCATGGGCGGCCACGAGCCGCCGTACATCGACGAGGGCTGGGGCGACCACTGCGAGAGCGAACACACGGAGTACGACGAGGAGGACGCCCTGATGCAACCCGGTCACGTCTGGACGATCGAACCGGGCATCTACACGGAGACCTACGGCTACCGCCACTCCGATACGATCGCCGTCACCGAGGACGGGATCGAGTGGCTCACCTACTATCCGCGCGACCTCGAGTCGAACGTCGTTCGCCTCGAGTAA
- a CDS encoding translation initiation factor IF-2 subunit beta, with product MDYESSLDRAMEDVPDIGGDEQRLQIPDAEVQKDGAFTRFKNVDDIADVLSRETEHVHRFIQRELGTSGKLDDGRARYNGTFSQQDFDAAVDAYVDEYVLCSECGLPDTRLVREDRTPMLRCDACGAFRPVTKRSTSSGQEQQAEAVEEGETYTVEITGTGRKGDGVAEKGEYTIFVPGAEEGDVVDIYIKNISGNLAFARLD from the coding sequence ATGGATTACGAATCGAGTCTCGACCGAGCGATGGAAGACGTCCCCGACATCGGGGGCGACGAACAGCGGTTACAGATCCCGGACGCCGAGGTCCAGAAGGACGGTGCGTTTACCCGGTTCAAGAACGTCGACGATATCGCCGACGTCCTTTCGCGTGAGACGGAGCACGTCCACCGGTTCATCCAGCGCGAACTCGGGACCAGCGGCAAACTCGACGACGGCCGTGCCCGGTACAACGGGACCTTCTCCCAGCAGGACTTCGATGCCGCCGTCGACGCCTACGTCGACGAGTACGTCCTGTGTTCGGAGTGTGGCCTCCCGGACACCCGCCTCGTCCGCGAGGACCGTACTCCGATGCTGCGCTGTGATGCCTGTGGGGCCTTCCGCCCGGTCACGAAACGCTCGACGAGCAGCGGGCAGGAACAGCAGGCAGAAGCCGTCGAAGAGGGCGAAACGTACACCGTCGAGATCACCGGCACCGGCCGCAAGGGCGACGGCGTCGCCGAGAAAGGCGAGTACACGATCTTCGTCCCCGGCGCGGAGGAGGGGGACGTGGTCGACATCTACATCAAGAACATCTCGGGCAACCTGGCGTTCGCGCGCCTGGACTGA